From the Lolium rigidum isolate FL_2022 chromosome 2, APGP_CSIRO_Lrig_0.1, whole genome shotgun sequence genome, one window contains:
- the LOC124688544 gene encoding uncharacterized protein LOC124688544, translated as MAAALSLLPRAAAVRLVAPRGLASASRLLCAAAAGAPSNSPAAPRRLVLYTKPGCCLCDGLKEKLHAATLLAGTPYSLASLELQERDITTDPEWERLYQYEIPVLAKVLPDGTEEIVPRLSPRLSVELIQKKVSSVFDQ; from the exons ATGGCGGCGGCGCTATCCCTCCTCCCGCGCGCGGCGGCCgtccgcctcgtcgcgccgcgtgGCCTCGCATCCGCGTCCCGCCTTCTCTGCGCCGCGGCGGCCGGGGCGCCGTCGAATTCGCCCGCAGCCCCGCGGAGGCTGGTGCTCTACACGAAGCCCGGGTGCTGCCTCTGCGACGGCCTCAAGGAGAAGCTCCACGCCGCCACTCTTCTCGCCGGCACCCCCTACTCGCTCGCCTCCCTCGAGCTCCAG GAGAGGGACATCACGACGGATCCAGAGTGGGAGCGGCTCTACCAGTACGAGATCCCGGTGCTCGCCAAGGTGCTTCCGGACGGCACCGAG GAAATAGTACCCAGACTATCTCCCAGGCTAAGTGTGGAGCTCATACAAAAGAAAGTATCTAGCGTGTTTGATCAGTAA
- the LOC124688545 gene encoding uncharacterized protein LOC124688545 has translation MGKAKAGEAAGDRPGSAANQESTLPLCGFAATIGKALSTKCVAALFLGVGVFLSALFLLLHLRAPGSVPDDPGTLIGGIQASFILSKPPAQLASHVTMLEEEIYKQIGVPNTKVSVSMQTLKEVTYVIFGILPDTMNTSISAQSMQVLRNNLIQLTLQQLNLSLTPSVFGDPFCVEVLGFPGGITMEVEHPQQNSTVDPTQPFFSMTLDLSIRQLRRLIQKMKSSFGHMLEQEIYIDLTNKNGSTIAPPTTVKVFISPNDRSIYQDPNRLKQLAETIMRSYSRNLGLNAAIFGTIKDLWLAPCLQHFVPSFAPSSSPAPIPSPSMPPYSQPTPTNLCEQCLCPDWLTTQDATIPHRKLMRFPPKAVFLQVSTQLHSRNAPGSRKNGIAVPAPTFIAPSSQ, from the exons ATGGGCAAGGCCAAGGCCGGTGAAGCTGCTGGAGACCGCCCTGGTTCAGCAGCCAACCAAGAATCCACACTTCCCCTTTGCGGATTCGCCGCCACGATCGGCAAAGCTCTCAGCACCAAGTGTGTCGCCGCGCTGTTCCTGGGCGTCGGCGTCTTCCTCTCGGCCTTGTTCCTGCTCCTTCATCTCCGGGCACCAGGGAGCGTCCCTGATGACCCTGGCACCCTCATCG GTGGAATTCAGGCTAGTTTCATCTTGTCGAAGCCACCTGCACAGCTGGCTTCACATGTCACCATGCTAGAAGAAGAGATATATAAGCAAATAGGGGTCCCCAATACTAAG GTTTCAGTTTCTATGCAGACACTCAAGGAAGTCACTTACGTAATATTTGGCATTCTTCCTGACACTATGAACACCTCCATAAGTGCCCAATCCATGCAAGTACTGAGGAACAACTTGATACAGCTTACACTCCAGCAGCTGAATTTGTCTCTGACGCCATCGGTTTTCGGAGATCCGTTCTGCGTAGAGGTGCTGGGGTTCCCAGGAGGGATCACCATGGAAGTAGAACACCCGCAACAGAACTCTACTGTAGACCCCACACAGCCTTTTTTCAGCATGACACTTGACTTGAGCATTCGCCAGTTAAGGAGATTGATTCAGAAGATGAAAAGTAGTTTTGGACACATGTTGGAGCAG GAGATATACATAGATCTAACAAACAAGAATGGCTCGACGATTGCACCACCGACTACAGTCAAAGTTTTCATTTCCCCAAATGATAGAAGCATTTATCAAGACCCTAACAGGCTGAAGCAACTAGCTGAAACCATCATGCGCTCATATTCAAGGAACCTAGGCCTAAATGCAGCAATTTTCGGCACAATTAAGGATCTCTGGTTGGCTCCATGCCTACAACACTTTGTTCCATCATTTGCACCAAGCTCATCTCCAGCGCCAATACCATCCCCCTCCATGCCTCCATATTCACAGCCAACTCCAACCAATCTTTGTGAACAATGTTTGTGCCCTGACTGGTTGACAACACAAGATGCAACCATTCCACACCGCAAGTTAATGCGTTTTCCTCCCAAGGCAGTCTTTCTTCAAGTATCAACACAACTTCATAGCAGGAACGCGCCTGGGAGCAGGAAAAATGGAATTGCAGTGCCAGCACCAACCTTCATTGCGCCATCATCCCAATAG